The Thermus brockianus genome window below encodes:
- a CDS encoding 4a-hydroxytetrahydrobiopterin dehydratase: protein MDWEVRQDPERLYKRFRFKDFREALAFANRVGELAEAKGHHPRLTVAWGQVEVEWWTHSAGGITEKDQEMARLTDSLL from the coding sequence ATGGACTGGGAGGTGCGCCAAGACCCCGAGCGCCTCTACAAGCGCTTCCGCTTTAAGGACTTCCGGGAGGCCCTGGCCTTCGCCAACCGGGTGGGGGAGCTGGCCGAGGCCAAGGGCCACCACCCCCGCCTCACCGTGGCGTGGGGCCAGGTGGAGGTGGAATGGTGGACCCACAGCGCCGGGGGCATCACGGAGAAGGACCAGGAGATGGCCCGCCTCACGGACAGCCTCCTGTAG
- a CDS encoding acyl-CoA thioesterase, whose amino-acid sequence MEARTLELVFPEHTNPLGAAFGGFVLGLMDKVGSYAAARYAKKPVVTVAVGSVEFKVPIRTGDLLEVVARVVRVGRTSLTVEVEVYKERFGQENGRTLATKGILTYVAVNEKGEPVPVEAHAGAD is encoded by the coding sequence ATGGAGGCGCGGACCCTCGAGCTCGTCTTCCCCGAGCACACCAACCCCTTGGGGGCCGCCTTTGGCGGCTTCGTCCTGGGCCTCATGGACAAGGTGGGCTCCTACGCCGCCGCCCGCTACGCCAAAAAGCCCGTGGTCACGGTGGCGGTGGGGAGCGTGGAGTTCAAGGTGCCCATCCGCACCGGGGACCTCCTGGAGGTGGTGGCCCGGGTGGTGCGGGTGGGGCGCACCTCCTTGACCGTGGAGGTGGAGGTGTACAAGGAGCGGTTCGGCCAGGAAAACGGCCGCACCCTGGCCACCAAGGGCATCCTCACCTACGTGGCGGTGAACGAGAAGGGGGAGCCCGTCCCCGTGGAGGCCCATGCGGGTGCTGATTGA
- a CDS encoding DCC1-like thiol-disulfide oxidoreductase family protein produces the protein MRVLIDAQCPYCRALGEALKALDLRKDLRVEPLQTATDLEKEALLQELHVLEGERVYRGYPALLHLARRLPPLWPLLPLLYLLSPLGKPLYRLLAARRPRA, from the coding sequence ATGCGGGTGCTGATTGACGCCCAATGCCCCTACTGCCGGGCCTTGGGAGAGGCCCTAAAGGCCCTGGACCTCCGGAAGGACCTCCGGGTGGAGCCCCTCCAGACGGCCACAGACCTGGAAAAGGAGGCCCTCCTCCAAGAGCTCCACGTCCTGGAAGGGGAAAGGGTCTACCGGGGCTACCCTGCCCTCCTCCACCTGGCCCGCCGCCTCCCCCCCCTTTGGCCCCTCCTTCCCCTCCTCTACCTCCTAAGCCCATTGGGGAAGCCCCTTTACCGCCTCCTGGCGGCGCGGAGGCCCCGTGCCTGA
- a CDS encoding DNA-formamidopyrimidine glycosylase — MPELPEVETTRRRLLPLLQGKPLLRVRHQDPGRYRHTERAEGARLLDLGRRGKFLLFALSGGLEMVVHLGMTGGFRLEATPHTRLTLEFPSLLLHFHDPRRFGRLWVVERGDYREIPLLGRLGPEPLSEGFQLEGFLQGLRRSAKPLKALLLDQTLAAGVGNIYADEALFRARLHPLRPAQELSPGEGERLYRALREVLAEALALGGSTLSDRTYQQPDGRPGSFQERHAVYGREGLPCPACGTPIRRQVVAGRSTHFCPRCQG, encoded by the coding sequence GTGCCTGAGCTTCCCGAGGTGGAGACCACAAGAAGGCGCCTCCTCCCCCTCCTCCAGGGGAAACCCCTCCTAAGGGTGCGCCACCAGGACCCCGGCCGCTACCGCCACACGGAACGGGCAGAAGGAGCGCGCCTATTGGACCTCGGGCGCCGGGGCAAGTTCCTCCTCTTCGCCCTTTCCGGGGGGCTGGAGATGGTGGTCCACCTGGGGATGACGGGGGGCTTCCGCCTCGAGGCCACCCCCCATACCCGGCTCACCCTGGAGTTTCCCTCCCTTCTCCTCCACTTCCACGACCCCCGGCGCTTCGGCCGCCTCTGGGTGGTGGAACGGGGAGATTACCGGGAAATCCCCCTCCTGGGCCGCCTCGGCCCCGAGCCCCTTTCGGAAGGTTTCCAACTGGAAGGCTTCCTCCAAGGGCTTCGCCGGAGCGCCAAGCCCCTCAAGGCCCTCCTCCTGGACCAGACCCTGGCGGCGGGGGTGGGCAACATCTACGCCGACGAGGCCCTCTTCCGGGCCCGCCTCCACCCCTTGCGCCCGGCCCAGGAGCTTAGCCCAGGGGAAGGGGAAAGGCTCTACCGGGCCCTACGGGAGGTCCTCGCCGAGGCCCTCGCCCTTGGGGGAAGCACGCTTTCCGACCGGACCTACCAACAGCCCGATGGCCGCCCAGGGAGCTTCCAGGAGCGCCACGCCGTCTACGGACGGGAGGGCCTCCCCTGCCCCGCCTGCGGCACGCCCATCCGGCGGCAGGTGGTGGCGGGGCGGAGCACCCACTTCTGCCCCCGCTGCCAGGGCTAG
- a CDS encoding inositol monophosphatase family protein — translation MAMLEAADLARGIHAYYLAKGFTQGTKSGPTDLVTQADREAEAAIKDLLLSRFPEAGFLGEEGGSEGGKALRFVVDPLDGTVNYAHGFPFYGVSLALEVEGVVQAGVVMDTARGEVFYALRGGGAYLDGRPIRVTERAELLGSLLATGFPYDVAQDPENLTYFARALRRGLLVRRPGAAALDLAYVAAGRLEGFWEVKLNPWDVAAGWLLVEEAGGRVTDLEGRPYALGHRYIVATNGHIHEALLRALLQD, via the coding sequence ATGGCCATGCTGGAGGCGGCGGACCTCGCCCGGGGCATCCACGCCTACTACCTGGCCAAGGGCTTTACCCAAGGGACCAAGTCGGGCCCCACGGACCTGGTGACCCAGGCGGACCGGGAGGCGGAGGCGGCCATCAAGGACCTCCTCCTCTCCCGCTTCCCCGAGGCGGGGTTCTTGGGGGAGGAGGGGGGGAGCGAGGGGGGGAAGGCCCTCCGCTTCGTGGTGGACCCCTTGGACGGCACGGTGAACTACGCCCACGGCTTCCCCTTCTACGGGGTTTCCCTGGCCCTGGAGGTGGAGGGGGTGGTCCAGGCGGGGGTGGTGATGGACACCGCCCGGGGGGAGGTCTTCTACGCCCTGAGGGGCGGGGGGGCGTACCTGGACGGGCGGCCCATCCGGGTCACGGAGCGGGCGGAGCTTTTGGGAAGCCTCCTCGCCACGGGCTTCCCCTACGACGTGGCCCAGGACCCCGAGAACCTCACCTACTTCGCCCGGGCCCTAAGGCGGGGGCTTCTCGTGAGGCGGCCGGGGGCGGCCGCCCTGGACCTGGCCTACGTGGCGGCGGGCCGCCTCGAGGGCTTCTGGGAGGTGAAGCTCAACCCCTGGGACGTGGCGGCGGGGTGGCTTTTGGTGGAGGAGGCGGGGGGTAGGGTGACGGACCTGGAGGGGAGGCCGTACGCCTTGGGCCACCGCTACATCGTGGCCACCAACGGCCACATCCACGAGGCTTTGCTCCGGGCCCTCTTGCAAGATTAG
- a CDS encoding phosphoribosylanthranilate isomerase — MVRVKICGLTRLEDALLAEALGAYALGFVLAPGSRRRLAPEAARGISRALGPFVVRVGVFRDQPPGEVLRLMEEARLQVAQLHGAEPPEWAEAIGRFFPVIKAFSLDGPARPEWAGYPAWALLLDSPSPGSGKPYPRAWAEPLLGTGKRVILAGGITPENAPEALALRPYAIDLASGVEEAVGVKSRARLEALFARVRAFMMGA, encoded by the coding sequence ATGGTTCGGGTGAAGATCTGCGGCCTCACCCGCCTCGAGGACGCCCTCCTCGCCGAGGCGCTTGGGGCCTATGCCCTGGGCTTTGTCCTGGCCCCCGGGTCCAGGAGGCGCCTGGCCCCGGAAGCGGCCCGGGGGATCTCCCGGGCCCTGGGGCCCTTCGTGGTGCGGGTGGGGGTCTTCCGGGACCAGCCCCCGGGGGAGGTGCTCAGGCTCATGGAGGAGGCCCGGCTCCAGGTGGCCCAGCTCCACGGGGCAGAGCCCCCGGAGTGGGCGGAGGCCATTGGCCGCTTCTTCCCCGTCATCAAGGCCTTCTCCCTGGATGGCCCCGCCAGGCCGGAGTGGGCAGGGTACCCCGCCTGGGCCCTCCTCCTGGATAGCCCCTCCCCGGGAAGCGGGAAGCCCTACCCGAGGGCCTGGGCCGAACCCCTTCTGGGGACGGGGAAGCGGGTGATCCTGGCCGGGGGGATCACCCCGGAGAACGCCCCCGAGGCCCTGGCCCTCCGGCCCTACGCCATAGACCTGGCGAGCGGGGTGGAGGAGGCGGTGGGGGTGAAGAGCCGGGCGAGGCTCGAGGCCCTTTTCGCCCGGGTGCGGGCCTTTATGATGGGGGCGTGA
- a CDS encoding adenosylcobalamin-dependent ribonucleoside-diphosphate reductase: MERYFFDEHAQAIAKRQYLQPGDGDILGMFRRVAREMAKVERPEERAHWEEKFYELMATKRFSPGGRILAGAGTAHGNLLNCFVQGATENPPESFAGIMEVAKKLALVTKVGGGNGVNLDPYRSKGGRRRRPVQGVAYLAASHPDVEDFIRGLMRPPINPDGPKEEIALKNFARVVYGEASPELKALAERYGVALAQEPPEDAIRVPDDMGGIVDAAREAADRARRGLVAHVDFSLLRPEGAPIRGSGGTSSGPVSFLFEIFDNFLEWAAWGAEVAGPVATLRYVYAPVLRVVRQGGCLHPDTLVHTDRGTLRLRELVDPFRRGWQPHTLSVATDEGWRPSPEGYNNGVASTLRVVLENGLEVQGTPNHKLKVLREDGTRAWVELQALKPGDWVIWVLDEHTGTPVQLAPLDEPLHPNATPIRTPEVLTEDLAFLLGFFFGEGFVSGDRIGFSVHEEEPMKEEIKGLFRKLFGLELREERKPADRSLTLVVHSRPLVTWLRKNGLLKGKARELEVPRAIRQSPRPVLAAFLRGLFEADGTVTAGYPMLTTASRRLAQDVMVLLGGLGIPSKLLRYNPLPGRFSKAEHYRVRVVTAKGLERYLERIGVPQGSRLQVLYQSQPDTRRESSWPLPHAQGLLGPLLAVAAKGRKGHASPYTSLRKDLLRYLRGERQLTATGYALVQEKAQGLGLEAEYFAYNEYYVRVAAVEPAGEILTLDLSVEGNHTYLANGLVSHNTRRGAGMATLAIEHPDLLDFLTAKDLDREKAEGDISTFNISVLVSDAFMRALEEDALWPVTPIEVPGKYYPYPLEGPYTGKLPELPEREDGAKAIPLFGGKVPARWLWHEIAWHAWATGEPGLIFVDRINALSALKGLGERFWIRSTNPCGEIPLTVGEPCDLGALNLAAYVKDGEFQMEAFRQDVRTAIRFLDNVLDVNQFALKDNEEAAKRLRRLGLGVMGLADMLIRLGLPYDSEAAREKVYEIISAMREEAIKASEALAEERGPFPLYKAHADYFQALGIRPRRNVAVLTVAPTGTTSMLMGVSSGIEPVFSPFVWRRIGGEYKPLLHPLFVELMEGYPPAPGYEKDGKWDWDKIIEEIQRDGHGSVQSLPFVPEPIRQVFRCAHDIHPLDHVRMQGVVQRAFDAEGYAANSLSKCIAKGTLIPTSKGLIPVEEIAPPHPEDTFAPVDGLYTAEGYRITAHYFAGKKRGVRVRLDNGAELVGAWESHRILTPQGWRLMRELKPGDLVLGKLVPAHGPGGAPISLEFPLRTNAKVLPLPERMSPELALFLGMLAADGSTVESTGFVGIATKSPEVEAAFRDVVQRLFGAEPKVTVDKRTGVRNLYLTSRRLTRYVEALIGKGAAEKRVPRQILQGNAEEKLAFLKGLTLDGYARPDLGLVVYEGKSARLAYEAAEMARSFGLPQVYQGRKKVEAPKGTYFVHSLVVSGPLQELVEPIEVHKRIPRVDRQYRVFVPEEVVEATRVGVRHPGYANLKSVRSRGVSHVYNRTADRLGWPTEVLAFRVVEVEDVGEVEMYDIEVEEVHRYVVNGILSHNTINLPHEATVADVEAAYAEAYRTGCKGITVYRDGSREFQVLTVKKEAKEAKGEQKEKAPEGEPWVAQAKEPQAQERPGGPVYERPGRLMGFTDMVKLLTPEGAKRSFLVTVNLLGDRPIEVILTSGKAGDEANADSEALGRVVSIALQYGVPPEAIVRTLRGINGGLYGTYQGRLVSSKADLIAVALETIPQAFKKGLPPEEAQEPLPSLSGGGLALPGALACPVCGEKALVREEGCYKCQACGYSKCG; the protein is encoded by the coding sequence ATGGAACGGTATTTCTTTGACGAGCACGCCCAAGCCATTGCCAAGCGCCAGTATCTCCAGCCCGGTGACGGGGACATTCTGGGCATGTTCCGGCGGGTGGCCCGGGAGATGGCCAAGGTGGAGCGCCCGGAGGAAAGGGCCCATTGGGAGGAGAAGTTCTACGAGCTCATGGCCACGAAGCGCTTCTCCCCCGGCGGGCGCATCCTGGCGGGGGCCGGCACCGCCCACGGCAACCTTCTCAACTGCTTCGTCCAAGGGGCCACGGAAAACCCGCCGGAAAGCTTTGCCGGCATTATGGAGGTGGCCAAAAAGCTCGCCCTCGTCACCAAGGTGGGCGGGGGGAACGGGGTGAACCTGGACCCCTACCGCTCCAAGGGCGGGAGGAGGCGGCGGCCGGTTCAGGGCGTGGCCTACCTAGCCGCAAGCCACCCCGATGTGGAGGACTTCATCCGCGGCCTCATGCGCCCTCCCATCAACCCCGATGGCCCTAAGGAAGAGATCGCCCTGAAGAACTTCGCCCGGGTGGTCTACGGGGAGGCCTCCCCCGAGCTCAAGGCCTTGGCGGAGCGCTACGGGGTGGCCCTGGCCCAAGAGCCCCCGGAGGACGCCATCCGGGTGCCCGACGACATGGGGGGCATCGTGGACGCCGCCAGGGAGGCGGCGGACCGGGCGAGGCGGGGGCTTGTCGCCCACGTGGACTTCTCCCTTCTCCGCCCCGAAGGAGCCCCCATCCGGGGCAGCGGGGGGACCAGCTCGGGGCCCGTGAGCTTCCTCTTTGAGATCTTTGACAACTTCCTGGAGTGGGCGGCCTGGGGGGCGGAGGTGGCGGGCCCTGTGGCCACCTTGCGCTACGTCTACGCGCCCGTGCTCCGGGTGGTGCGGCAGGGGGGATGCCTCCATCCGGACACCCTGGTGCACACCGACCGGGGCACCTTGCGCCTGCGGGAGCTTGTGGACCCCTTCAGGCGGGGCTGGCAGCCCCACACCCTGAGCGTGGCCACCGATGAGGGCTGGCGGCCGAGCCCTGAGGGGTACAACAACGGCGTGGCCTCCACCCTGCGGGTGGTGCTGGAAAACGGCCTCGAGGTCCAGGGAACCCCCAACCACAAGCTCAAGGTTCTCCGGGAAGACGGGACGCGGGCGTGGGTGGAACTCCAGGCGTTGAAGCCTGGGGACTGGGTCATCTGGGTGCTGGACGAGCACACGGGGACCCCGGTCCAACTGGCTCCCTTGGACGAGCCCCTCCACCCCAACGCTACCCCCATCCGCACCCCGGAGGTGCTCACCGAGGACCTGGCCTTCCTCCTGGGGTTCTTCTTCGGGGAGGGATTTGTGAGCGGGGACCGCATCGGCTTCTCCGTCCACGAGGAAGAGCCCATGAAGGAGGAGATCAAGGGCCTCTTCCGCAAACTCTTTGGGCTGGAGCTCCGGGAAGAAAGGAAACCCGCTGACCGGAGCCTTACCTTGGTCGTCCATAGCCGCCCCCTGGTCACCTGGCTCAGGAAAAACGGCCTGCTTAAGGGGAAAGCGCGGGAGTTGGAGGTTCCGAGGGCCATCCGCCAAAGCCCCCGTCCTGTCCTCGCTGCCTTCCTCCGGGGCCTCTTTGAGGCCGACGGGACCGTGACCGCAGGCTACCCCATGTTGACCACCGCCTCCAGGCGCTTAGCCCAGGATGTGATGGTTCTCCTGGGAGGGCTTGGCATCCCCTCCAAGCTTCTCCGCTACAATCCCCTGCCGGGGCGCTTTTCCAAGGCCGAGCACTACCGGGTTCGGGTGGTGACCGCCAAAGGCCTGGAGCGGTACCTGGAGCGGATCGGGGTGCCCCAGGGCTCTCGCCTTCAGGTCCTCTACCAAAGCCAACCGGATACCCGCCGGGAGTCTAGCTGGCCCTTGCCCCACGCCCAGGGGCTGCTTGGCCCCCTCCTTGCGGTGGCGGCAAAGGGCAGGAAGGGCCACGCCTCTCCCTACACCTCCTTGCGCAAAGACCTCCTCCGCTACCTCCGGGGGGAGCGCCAGCTTACCGCCACGGGGTACGCCCTGGTCCAGGAAAAGGCCCAAGGCCTAGGCCTGGAGGCCGAGTACTTCGCTTACAACGAGTACTACGTGCGGGTAGCGGCCGTGGAACCCGCCGGCGAGATCCTTACCCTGGACCTTTCGGTGGAGGGCAACCACACCTACCTGGCCAACGGTCTGGTAAGCCATAACACCCGCCGCGGGGCGGGGATGGCCACCCTCGCCATTGAGCACCCGGACCTCTTGGACTTCCTCACCGCCAAGGACCTGGACCGGGAGAAGGCGGAAGGGGACATCTCCACCTTTAACATCTCCGTCCTGGTGAGCGACGCCTTCATGCGGGCCCTGGAGGAGGATGCCCTTTGGCCCGTGACCCCCATTGAGGTTCCCGGCAAGTACTACCCTTACCCCCTGGAAGGCCCCTACACCGGGAAGCTCCCCGAGCTCCCCGAACGGGAGGACGGGGCCAAGGCCATCCCCCTCTTTGGGGGCAAGGTTCCGGCCCGTTGGCTGTGGCACGAGATCGCCTGGCACGCCTGGGCCACGGGGGAGCCGGGGCTCATCTTCGTGGACCGCATCAACGCCCTTTCGGCCCTGAAGGGGTTGGGGGAGCGTTTTTGGATTCGTTCCACTAATCCGTGCGGGGAAATCCCTCTCACGGTGGGCGAGCCCTGCGACCTCGGGGCCCTGAACCTCGCCGCCTACGTGAAGGACGGGGAGTTCCAGATGGAGGCCTTCCGCCAGGACGTGCGCACCGCCATCCGCTTCCTGGACAACGTCCTGGACGTGAACCAGTTCGCCCTGAAGGACAACGAGGAGGCGGCCAAGCGGCTAAGGCGCCTGGGCCTTGGGGTCATGGGCCTCGCCGACATGCTCATCCGCCTGGGCCTCCCCTACGACTCGGAAGCGGCCCGGGAGAAGGTCTACGAGATCATCTCCGCCATGCGGGAGGAGGCCATCAAAGCCTCGGAGGCCCTGGCGGAGGAACGGGGCCCCTTCCCCCTTTACAAGGCGCACGCCGATTACTTCCAGGCCCTTGGCATCCGTCCCCGGCGCAACGTGGCCGTCCTCACCGTGGCCCCCACCGGCACCACCAGCATGCTCATGGGGGTCAGTAGCGGGATTGAGCCCGTCTTCAGCCCCTTCGTCTGGCGCAGGATTGGCGGGGAATACAAGCCCCTCCTCCACCCCCTCTTCGTGGAACTCATGGAGGGCTACCCGCCCGCCCCCGGCTACGAGAAGGACGGGAAGTGGGACTGGGACAAGATCATTGAGGAGATCCAGCGGGACGGCCACGGCTCCGTGCAGAGCCTCCCCTTTGTCCCCGAGCCCATCCGCCAGGTCTTCCGGTGCGCCCACGACATCCACCCCTTGGACCACGTGCGCATGCAGGGGGTTGTGCAACGGGCCTTCGACGCCGAGGGGTACGCCGCCAACTCGCTATCTAAGTGCATCGCTAAGGGTACCCTGATTCCTACTTCCAAAGGGCTCATCCCTGTTGAGGAGATTGCCCCACCCCATCCCGAGGACACCTTTGCCCCGGTGGACGGCTTGTACACGGCGGAGGGATACCGCATCACCGCCCACTACTTCGCCGGCAAGAAGAGGGGGGTTCGGGTGCGTCTAGATAACGGGGCGGAGCTGGTGGGTGCTTGGGAGAGCCACCGCATCCTCACTCCCCAAGGCTGGCGCCTGATGCGGGAGCTTAAGCCTGGGGACCTCGTTTTGGGCAAGCTGGTTCCCGCTCATGGCCCTGGGGGAGCCCCGATTTCGCTGGAGTTTCCCCTGCGCACCAACGCCAAGGTCCTTCCTCTGCCCGAAAGGATGAGCCCCGAACTGGCCCTTTTCCTGGGGATGTTGGCTGCGGATGGTTCCACGGTGGAGAGCACCGGTTTTGTGGGCATAGCCACGAAGAGCCCGGAGGTGGAAGCGGCCTTCCGGGATGTGGTCCAACGGCTCTTCGGTGCGGAGCCCAAGGTGACGGTGGACAAGCGCACGGGGGTGCGCAACCTGTACCTTACCTCCAGGCGCCTGACGCGTTATGTAGAGGCCTTGATCGGCAAGGGGGCTGCTGAGAAGCGGGTGCCACGCCAGATCCTTCAGGGGAACGCCGAGGAGAAGCTGGCCTTCCTCAAGGGGCTGACCCTGGACGGCTATGCCCGCCCGGATCTGGGTCTTGTGGTTTACGAGGGCAAGAGCGCCCGGCTTGCTTACGAGGCCGCGGAGATGGCCCGGAGCTTCGGGTTGCCCCAGGTGTACCAGGGGCGCAAGAAAGTAGAAGCGCCTAAGGGGACGTACTTCGTCCATTCGCTGGTCGTTTCGGGCCCCCTGCAAGAGCTGGTGGAGCCCATAGAGGTCCATAAACGGATTCCCCGGGTGGACAGGCAGTACAGGGTGTTCGTTCCGGAGGAGGTTGTGGAGGCCACCCGGGTGGGGGTGCGCCATCCTGGATACGCCAATCTAAAGTCGGTGAGGAGCAGGGGGGTTTCCCACGTTTACAACCGCACCGCGGACCGCCTGGGTTGGCCCACGGAGGTGTTGGCCTTTAGGGTGGTGGAGGTGGAGGATGTGGGCGAGGTGGAAATGTACGACATAGAGGTGGAGGAGGTCCACCGCTATGTGGTAAACGGCATTCTTTCCCACAACACCATCAACCTGCCCCACGAGGCCACGGTGGCAGACGTGGAGGCGGCCTACGCCGAGGCCTACCGCACGGGGTGCAAGGGGATCACCGTCTACCGGGATGGCTCCCGGGAGTTCCAGGTGCTCACGGTGAAGAAGGAGGCGAAGGAAGCGAAGGGGGAGCAAAAGGAAAAGGCGCCCGAAGGGGAACCTTGGGTGGCCCAGGCGAAGGAGCCGCAGGCTCAGGAGAGGCCAGGGGGTCCCGTCTACGAGCGCCCGGGGCGGCTCATGGGCTTCACGGACATGGTGAAGCTCCTCACCCCCGAGGGGGCCAAGCGGAGCTTCCTCGTCACGGTGAACCTCCTCGGGGACCGGCCCATTGAGGTGATCCTCACCTCGGGCAAGGCGGGGGACGAGGCCAACGCCGATAGCGAAGCCTTAGGCCGGGTGGTGTCTATCGCCCTGCAGTACGGGGTGCCCCCCGAGGCCATCGTCCGCACCCTTCGGGGCATCAACGGGGGGCTTTACGGCACCTACCAGGGGCGGCTTGTTTCCAGCAAGGCGGACCTCATCGCCGTGGCCCTGGAGACCATCCCTCAGGCCTTCAAAAAGGGTCTCCCTCCGGAGGAGGCGCAAGAACCCCTCCCGAGCCTTTCCGGTGGGGGCCTGGCCCTTCCCGGGGCCTTGGCCTGCCCGGTGTGCGGGGAGAAGGCCTTGGTGCGGGAAGAGGGTTGCTACAAGTGCCAGGCCTGCGGCTATTCCAAGTGCGGCTAG
- a CDS encoding RNA-binding protein translates to MMDLAAYLKRARGGRVVRTGFLEPEDQALLEEMARAEGLKVSLFGGFPLAERKVAILYPEEVPSVQDPVEVYLLEKEPPDLGEAMGDVEALEEGFLVTLLPEGKKALLEAGYTLHPAPEAVFKASKGVRTLVVPSLRVDALGAKGFGVSRSYFVQGVRAGKVRLRGKLASPKDEMRPGDTLLAEGLGSLRLLEVLGSTRRGNFKVKVEVERG, encoded by the coding sequence GTGATGGACCTTGCCGCCTACCTGAAGCGGGCCCGGGGCGGGCGGGTGGTGCGCACGGGGTTTTTGGAACCCGAGGACCAAGCCCTCCTGGAAGAGATGGCCCGGGCGGAGGGGCTGAAGGTTTCCCTGTTCGGGGGCTTCCCCTTGGCCGAGCGCAAGGTGGCCATCCTCTACCCCGAGGAGGTCCCTAGCGTCCAGGACCCCGTGGAGGTCTACCTTCTGGAGAAGGAGCCCCCGGACCTGGGGGAGGCCATGGGGGACGTGGAGGCCCTGGAGGAGGGGTTTTTGGTGACCCTCCTTCCCGAGGGGAAAAAGGCCCTTCTGGAGGCGGGCTATACGCTCCATCCCGCTCCCGAGGCCGTTTTCAAGGCCAGCAAGGGGGTGCGCACCTTGGTGGTGCCCTCCCTCCGGGTGGACGCCCTGGGGGCCAAAGGATTCGGGGTTTCCCGGAGCTACTTCGTGCAAGGGGTGAGGGCGGGGAAGGTGCGCCTAAGGGGCAAGCTCGCCTCCCCCAAGGACGAGATGCGCCCCGGGGATACCCTCTTGGCCGAGGGGTTGGGAAGCCTCCGCCTCCTGGAGGTCCTGGGGTCCACCCGGAGGGGTAACTTCAAGGTGAAGGTGGAGGTGGAGCGGGGCTAA
- the fabZ gene encoding 3-hydroxyacyl-ACP dehydratase FabZ: MDIQEILKLLPHRYPFLLIDRVLQADEKGFRALKNVTFNEPHFQGHFPGYPIMPGVLILEAMAQAAVGTIAKQPGFAPGGLVFLVGVEEARFKRPVVPGDTLILEGELLFFRRGLGKVAVKALVEGEERASATLSFAVREG, translated from the coding sequence TTGGACATCCAGGAGATCCTGAAGCTTCTCCCCCACCGCTACCCCTTCCTCCTCATAGACCGGGTGCTCCAGGCGGACGAGAAGGGTTTCCGCGCCCTGAAGAACGTGACCTTCAACGAGCCCCACTTCCAGGGGCACTTCCCCGGCTACCCCATCATGCCGGGGGTGCTTATCCTGGAGGCCATGGCCCAGGCGGCGGTGGGCACCATCGCCAAGCAACCGGGCTTCGCGCCGGGGGGGCTCGTCTTCCTGGTGGGGGTGGAGGAGGCCCGCTTCAAGAGGCCCGTGGTCCCGGGGGACACCCTCATCCTGGAAGGGGAACTCCTCTTCTTCCGCCGCGGCCTCGGCAAGGTGGCGGTGAAGGCCTTGGTGGAGGGGGAGGAGCGGGCGAGCGCCACCCTTAGCTTCGCCGTGCGGGAGGGGTGA
- a CDS encoding rod shape-determining protein gives MLRGEDIGIDLGTASVLIYVRGKGIVLREPSVIAVVQGKREVKAVGAEAYRMLGRTPGNIVAVRPLKDGVIADYALTERMLLLFLQKVLSPLSRFFKPRVMVGVPSGVTDVERRAVVQAVSALAQKVYLIEEPLAAAIGAGINVAEPTGSMVVDIGGGSTDIAVISLGGIVRSESLRIAGNEMDQAIIRYIRQKYNLLIGERTAEELKIQLGRAKLLPGEEKEVAEVRGRDLITGLPRTAEIPAEDVAEALKEPLEKIFQGVKGVLETTPPELASDIYERGILLTGGGALLKNLDVALQEATGVPVVVAENPIEAVALGTGKALEMLHVLEDTILSSDDVLRR, from the coding sequence ATGCTTCGGGGCGAGGACATCGGGATTGACCTGGGGACGGCCAGCGTCCTCATCTACGTGCGGGGGAAGGGGATTGTCCTCCGCGAGCCCTCGGTGATCGCCGTGGTGCAGGGGAAGCGGGAGGTGAAGGCGGTGGGGGCCGAGGCCTACCGGATGCTGGGGCGCACCCCCGGCAACATCGTGGCCGTGCGCCCCCTAAAGGACGGGGTCATCGCCGACTACGCCCTTACTGAGCGCATGCTCCTCCTCTTCCTGCAGAAGGTGCTTTCCCCCTTAAGCCGCTTCTTCAAGCCCCGGGTGATGGTGGGGGTGCCCTCCGGGGTCACGGACGTGGAGCGGCGGGCCGTGGTCCAAGCGGTCTCCGCCCTGGCCCAGAAGGTCTACCTCATTGAGGAGCCTTTGGCGGCCGCCATCGGGGCCGGCATCAACGTGGCCGAGCCCACGGGGAGCATGGTGGTGGACATCGGGGGAGGCTCCACGGACATCGCCGTGATCTCCTTGGGGGGCATCGTGCGCTCGGAAAGCCTCCGCATCGCCGGAAACGAGATGGACCAGGCCATCATCCGCTACATCCGGCAGAAGTACAACCTCCTGATCGGCGAGCGCACCGCCGAGGAGCTGAAGATCCAGCTGGGCCGGGCCAAGCTCCTTCCTGGGGAGGAGAAGGAAGTGGCGGAGGTCCGGGGGCGGGACCTCATCACCGGCCTTCCCCGCACGGCGGAAATCCCTGCGGAGGACGTGGCCGAGGCCCTTAAGGAGCCTTTGGAGAAGATTTTCCAGGGGGTGAAGGGCGTGTTGGAGACCACCCCGCCCGAGCTGGCCTCCGATATCTACGAAAGGGGCATCCTCCTCACGGGAGGCGGGGCGCTTCTCAAAAACCTGGACGTGGCCCTGCAGGAGGCCACGGGGGTGCCCGTGGTGGTGGCGGAAAACCCCATTGAGGCCGTGGCCCTGGGCACGGGGAAGGCCTTGGAGATGCTCCACGTCCTCGAGGACACCATCCTCTCCTCCGACGATGTCCTCCGGAGGTGA